A genomic segment from Lignipirellula cremea encodes:
- a CDS encoding exo-alpha-sialidase produces MNLVRPLLIPAFLFAAAVLATLPGSSAQAEEKPLAILQLAGKATDPEAIDYAQLPLLAGEHAVINAAALGPDARSPDKVDMLDLRLNLHNYLAHFDGKFWCIWSDGPKIEDEPTQEVRYAVSDDGLHWSPAKSVTGMPQAPDAFIARGLWVRDGELLALAAHYRGKGAFGAQEEKQLRLEAFVWDKASDSWKFRGRLYDNAINNFPPQKLVTGDWILTRRDSRFNVTVLIGGVKSLDDWQAFPVVEIGEVKGFRPDEPIFWPLGKNDLYALFRDNGGSQRLFHSVSRDQGRTWDTPAITNFPNSSSKLFSLTTSRGYRVLVLNANPKLGRRELHLAVSTDGRTFTKLARLDVPTPPPVHKDVSRIEKKFSAGIASLQYPHAMEHDGSLYIALSRGKVQTEVFRVSLDAIDALLKK; encoded by the coding sequence ATGAATCTTGTTCGTCCTTTGTTGATCCCTGCTTTCCTGTTCGCCGCAGCGGTGCTGGCGACCCTGCCGGGCAGTTCCGCCCAGGCAGAGGAAAAGCCGCTCGCCATTCTGCAGCTGGCTGGCAAAGCGACCGATCCAGAAGCGATCGACTACGCCCAGTTGCCGCTGCTGGCCGGCGAGCATGCGGTGATCAACGCGGCCGCCCTGGGTCCGGACGCCCGCTCGCCCGACAAGGTCGACATGCTCGATCTGCGTTTGAACCTGCACAATTACCTGGCGCACTTTGACGGCAAGTTCTGGTGCATCTGGTCCGACGGTCCCAAAATCGAGGATGAACCGACCCAGGAGGTCCGCTACGCCGTGAGCGACGACGGGCTGCACTGGAGCCCGGCCAAATCGGTCACCGGCATGCCCCAAGCGCCCGACGCTTTTATCGCCCGCGGTCTCTGGGTGCGCGACGGCGAACTGCTGGCGCTGGCCGCCCACTACCGGGGCAAGGGAGCCTTTGGCGCCCAGGAAGAGAAGCAGCTGCGACTGGAAGCGTTTGTCTGGGACAAGGCTTCAGACTCCTGGAAGTTCCGGGGGCGACTGTACGACAACGCCATCAATAACTTCCCGCCGCAAAAGCTCGTCACAGGCGACTGGATCTTGACCCGTCGGGACTCGCGGTTCAATGTCACTGTGCTGATCGGCGGCGTCAAATCGCTGGACGACTGGCAAGCGTTTCCCGTCGTGGAAATCGGCGAGGTGAAAGGCTTCCGTCCCGATGAGCCGATCTTCTGGCCGCTGGGGAAGAACGACCTGTACGCCCTGTTTCGCGACAATGGCGGCTCGCAGCGTCTGTTCCATTCGGTCTCCCGCGACCAGGGCCGCACCTGGGACACGCCCGCCATCACCAACTTCCCCAACTCCAGCAGCAAGCTGTTCTCCCTGACAACCAGCCGCGGCTATCGCGTGCTGGTGCTCAATGCCAACCCCAAGCTGGGCCGACGCGAACTACACCTGGCCGTCAGCACCGACGGCCGCACCTTTACGAAGCTGGCGCGACTGGACGTGCCGACGCCGCCGCCCGTTCACAAGGACGTTTCTCGCATCGAAAAGAAATTCTCCGCCGGCATCGCCAGTCTGCAGTATCCGCACGCGATGGAGCACGACGGGAGCCTTTACATCGCCCTCTCCCGCGGCAAGGTGCAAACCGAAGTCTTCCGCGTCTCGCTCGACGCGATCGATGCGTTGTTGAAAAAGTAG
- a CDS encoding alpha/beta hydrolase — MRYRLPALMTLACGLLISPLVPAAEGPPTPTETLVYKTIGDTELKLHVFAPEGHKATDQRPAVVFFFGGGWSGGSPSQFYPHCQYLASRGIWAASAEYRVKSRDKTEPSACVEDGKSAVRYIRAHAKELGIDPDRLAAGGGSAGGHVAAATGTVSGFNADSDDTTVSARPNALLLFNPVYDNGPQGYGHDRVKAYWEEFSPLHNIDAQTPPTIVFLGDRDSLIPVATGEAFRDKMKAAGVRSDLHIYEGQPHGFFNQSKSKGKYFNLTVIEADKFLAELGWLQGEPTLKPQAE; from the coding sequence ATGCGCTATCGCTTGCCTGCCCTGATGACTCTTGCTTGCGGCCTGCTGATCTCGCCGCTGGTCCCGGCGGCGGAAGGCCCGCCTACGCCGACTGAAACGCTCGTGTATAAAACGATCGGCGATACCGAACTGAAGCTGCACGTGTTTGCGCCGGAAGGCCACAAGGCAACCGACCAGCGGCCGGCCGTTGTCTTCTTTTTTGGCGGCGGCTGGTCCGGCGGCAGTCCCTCGCAGTTCTATCCGCACTGCCAGTACCTGGCCTCTCGCGGCATCTGGGCGGCGTCGGCCGAGTACCGTGTGAAGTCCCGCGACAAAACAGAACCGTCCGCCTGCGTGGAAGACGGCAAGTCGGCCGTCCGCTACATCCGCGCGCACGCCAAAGAGTTGGGCATCGATCCCGATCGACTTGCCGCCGGCGGCGGTTCGGCCGGCGGACATGTGGCCGCGGCTACCGGTACGGTCAGCGGATTCAACGCCGACAGCGACGATACGACCGTCTCCGCCCGACCGAACGCCCTATTACTGTTCAATCCGGTCTACGACAACGGCCCCCAAGGCTATGGTCACGACCGGGTGAAAGCCTACTGGGAAGAGTTCTCCCCGCTGCACAACATCGACGCCCAGACGCCCCCGACGATCGTTTTCCTGGGCGACCGCGACTCACTGATTCCGGTCGCCACAGGCGAAGCGTTCCGCGACAAAATGAAGGCGGCCGGCGTCCGCAGTGATCTGCATATCTATGAGGGACAGCCGCACGGCTTCTTCAATCAGAGCAAATCAAAAGGCAAGTACTTCAACCTCACCGTCATCGAGGCCGACAAGTTCCTTGCCGAACTGGGCTGGCTGCAAGGGGAACCGACCCTCAAGCCGCAGGCCGAGTAA
- a CDS encoding glycoside hydrolase domain-containing protein: MILKKHLAILFAAILLAAIAPASVEAVQAVRGPIVKQGKTLDEQGIWLENDQLKLAITTNAYAGQVMELIYKPTGQSLAPEAHTQGYCTDRMGEDRFFWTERRSQDYAGKILSQSADLAEAEMSYLWNYDYNDVQTQIAVSKTYRLRRGASSFEVVWKLKNVGETTAQMTPWIKQLGGHQASLLQGPTLIPREAGPSDPGPDFVNPAADWAVRLSGSADTEAAPMVYGVMDFRRILQQFPWRGKERFTLETILHRITLEPGQSWEHTYVLGAAPSLANVSYIAPELAAAASLQGDEALLQIAAALDLGELRLEGEVTDSAGKVATLPNRQVKLTAGKISTVAYPFKPTGDGVYTFSLTLYDGQEIYRLGQAVNSQRSSITVPVVVGPAPAVVMTPWQSEAGGWPGRQAEQRTPWRTLLKSSRLSAGQFLIPDRIFPEDVIDYGDVQPAAFSAARDEQENLQFAVEVSDPADVMGLELVVQPFQNEQREKLPALTLREAVYLTTDTPSGYKNFPIGAWPDPLFEQGWLDQLQGDSAFRQQNLETFRQSRRRVYWLHVHVPREATPGLYRGRVDLLLHGQPAGQLLVELNVRQFALPARPSFRCCSGMVGFGAGKFETSLQSIGVPQQRIDQLTGQGDPQAESLLDQHWRRSLEYGWTPTMYSGVKMWEKHQDDGRGISVFAGHGKADETAWLQERGRLADSFTYAPFDEHADELVPRVADWCREFQKQTPMPILDCYYGGNVKPLYGLVKVWLGQSAAQPWARERKAAGDRFYHCNSSLVWHVEYAPLTGRAVFWQDFADGADGRYVYSTARWTPEVFTKNWTSGNYMGCVIYPGPHGLATSIRWETLRDSIEDYDYLALLRQADPGTLPAEAKALLGDADLGSRVQTAAQLHALRNQIAAWLEAK; this comes from the coding sequence ATGATTTTGAAGAAGCATCTGGCGATTCTGTTCGCCGCAATCCTGCTCGCCGCCATTGCTCCTGCTTCCGTCGAGGCGGTCCAGGCAGTCCGAGGGCCGATCGTCAAACAGGGAAAGACGCTCGACGAGCAGGGCATCTGGCTGGAGAACGACCAGCTGAAACTGGCCATCACGACGAACGCCTACGCCGGCCAGGTGATGGAGCTGATCTACAAACCGACCGGCCAGAGCCTGGCGCCGGAGGCCCACACGCAAGGTTATTGCACCGACCGGATGGGCGAGGATCGCTTCTTCTGGACGGAACGCCGCTCGCAGGACTACGCCGGCAAGATCCTGTCGCAGTCGGCCGACCTGGCCGAAGCGGAAATGTCGTACCTGTGGAACTACGATTACAACGACGTGCAGACCCAGATCGCCGTCAGCAAAACGTATCGCCTGCGTCGCGGCGCCTCGAGCTTCGAAGTCGTCTGGAAGCTGAAGAACGTCGGCGAAACGACCGCCCAGATGACGCCCTGGATCAAGCAGCTGGGCGGCCACCAGGCATCGCTCCTGCAGGGGCCGACGCTGATCCCGCGAGAAGCCGGGCCGAGCGATCCGGGCCCCGACTTCGTCAATCCGGCAGCCGATTGGGCCGTGCGTCTTTCCGGCTCCGCCGATACCGAAGCGGCCCCGATGGTCTACGGCGTGATGGACTTCCGCCGCATCCTCCAGCAGTTCCCCTGGCGCGGCAAGGAACGCTTCACCCTGGAAACAATCCTGCACCGCATTACGCTGGAGCCGGGCCAGTCGTGGGAGCACACCTACGTGCTGGGAGCGGCGCCCAGTCTGGCGAACGTTTCCTATATTGCGCCCGAACTGGCGGCGGCGGCGAGCTTACAGGGGGACGAAGCCCTCCTGCAGATCGCGGCCGCGCTCGACCTGGGCGAGTTGCGGCTCGAAGGGGAAGTCACCGACTCCGCCGGCAAGGTCGCCACGCTGCCAAACCGGCAGGTGAAGCTGACGGCCGGCAAGATCAGCACGGTCGCCTACCCGTTCAAACCGACCGGCGACGGCGTCTATACGTTCTCGCTGACGCTCTACGACGGCCAAGAGATCTATCGCCTGGGACAGGCGGTCAACTCGCAGCGTTCCAGCATCACCGTGCCGGTTGTGGTCGGGCCGGCGCCGGCGGTCGTGATGACTCCCTGGCAGTCAGAGGCCGGCGGCTGGCCGGGGCGCCAGGCTGAACAGCGTACGCCCTGGCGGACGCTGCTCAAATCGTCCCGTCTGTCGGCAGGCCAGTTTCTGATCCCCGATCGCATCTTCCCGGAAGATGTGATCGACTACGGCGACGTCCAGCCGGCCGCGTTTTCAGCCGCTCGTGATGAACAGGAGAACCTGCAGTTCGCCGTCGAAGTCTCCGATCCGGCGGACGTCATGGGGCTAGAGCTGGTCGTGCAGCCGTTCCAGAATGAACAACGCGAGAAGCTGCCCGCGCTGACGCTCCGCGAGGCCGTGTATCTCACCACAGATACGCCCAGCGGCTACAAGAATTTCCCGATCGGCGCCTGGCCCGATCCGCTGTTTGAACAGGGCTGGCTGGACCAGCTGCAGGGCGACTCGGCCTTCAGGCAGCAGAACCTGGAGACCTTTCGTCAGTCCCGGCGACGCGTGTACTGGCTGCACGTGCATGTGCCCCGAGAAGCGACGCCCGGTCTGTACCGCGGCCGGGTTGATCTGTTGTTACACGGCCAGCCGGCCGGCCAGTTGCTGGTCGAACTGAACGTCCGCCAGTTCGCTCTGCCGGCGCGACCCAGCTTTCGCTGCTGTTCCGGGATGGTCGGTTTTGGCGCCGGGAAGTTTGAAACATCGCTCCAATCGATCGGCGTACCGCAGCAGCGGATCGATCAGCTCACCGGCCAAGGCGACCCGCAGGCCGAATCGCTGCTGGACCAGCACTGGCGACGCTCGCTGGAATACGGCTGGACGCCGACCATGTACTCGGGCGTCAAGATGTGGGAGAAGCACCAGGACGACGGCCGCGGCATCTCCGTCTTTGCGGGCCACGGCAAGGCGGACGAAACGGCCTGGCTGCAGGAACGAGGAAGGCTGGCCGATTCTTTCACGTACGCCCCCTTCGATGAGCATGCCGATGAGCTCGTCCCGCGGGTCGCCGACTGGTGCCGGGAGTTCCAGAAACAAACGCCAATGCCGATTCTCGACTGTTACTACGGCGGCAATGTGAAGCCGCTGTACGGTCTGGTGAAGGTCTGGCTGGGGCAGAGCGCCGCGCAGCCCTGGGCCCGCGAACGGAAGGCGGCCGGCGATCGCTTCTACCACTGCAACAGCTCGCTCGTGTGGCATGTGGAGTACGCCCCGCTGACCGGCCGGGCCGTGTTCTGGCAGGACTTTGCCGACGGAGCCGATGGTCGCTACGTGTACAGCACGGCCCGCTGGACGCCGGAAGTGTTCACCAAAAACTGGACCAGCGGCAACTACATGGGCTGCGTGATCTACCCCGGCCCGCACGGCCTGGCGACCAGCATCCGCTGGGAAACGTTGCGCGACTCGATTGAAGATTACGATTACCTGGCGCTCCTCCGCCAGGCCGACCCCGGCACGCTGCCGGCCGAAGCCAAAGCCCTGCTGGGCGACGCCGACCTGGGCTCCCGGGTGCAAACGGCCGCCCAGCTACACGCCCTGCGCAACCAGATTGCCGCCTGGCTGGAAGCGAAGTAG